In the Plasmodium chabaudi chabaudi strain AS genome assembly, chromosome: 13 genome, one interval contains:
- a CDS encoding Qa-SNARE protein, putative: MDRYNDFIYLCKKHDNNINFTRRDIKCKDNFLVKSSEIYTKIFSNREYIDNNTLKAYGLFFVSSKYEDITKKSRIKNKDNLSYSINRISNEIKNLQPKTDIHKSVLNCLTNLLSIFVDILNKYEQNLSSYHVKLNKYTNFYFYDTNNIKCNLDYLNTLNNYIYASYTPDTQLKQNGNDDLYDTFKASSLNINTPQGMGYKETENLNYDRKYSNDITYLNNDQTIKKNANYYDRNNEFSKPEKRSSYNKDSPNSIIKQNVKTNLIKNIDNNNNVNNNLRNRKKKQVAYDPLILEEEEREKKNENRFNEGYELNNNQKLEFKKFVDLFEKEENTYIMETKNKIAKINNLMNIFVNKIYEQNENLKMIEHIVEESIENVSQGNTYLTKIKNKKSMNSLIFFLLICTSVFLFIFDFFR, translated from the coding sequence ATGGACCGGTATAAtgatttcatatatttatgtaaaaaacatgacaataatataaacttTACAAGAAGGgatataaaatgtaaagACAATTTTTTGGTTAAAAGCagtgaaatatatacaaagaTATTTAGTAATCGCGAGTACATAGATAATAATACTTTAAAAGCATATGGCTTATTCTTTGTAAGTAGTAAATATGAGGATATTACCAAAAAAAGCCggattaaaaataaagataatttatcatattcaaTAAATAGAATATCAAATGAGATTAAAAACTTACAGCCAAAAACAGATATACACAAATCTGTTTTGAACTGCTTAACGAATCTGTTAAGTATATTTGTTGATAttcttaataaatatgaacaaaatttaaGTAGTTATCATgtgaaattaaataaatatacaaatttttatttttatgataccaacaatattaaatgtaatttagattatttaaacacattaaataattatatatatgcttccTACACACCTGATACGcaattaaaacaaaatggaaATGATGATTTGTATGATACCTTTAAAGCTAGCTCCTTGAATATAAACACTCCCCAAGGCATGGGGTATAAAGAGACGGAAAATTTAAACTATGATAGAAAATATAGCAATGATATaacttatttaaataatgatcaaactataaaaaagaatgcaaattattatgatcgTAACAATGAATTTTCAAAGCCTGAAAAGAGGTCctcatataataaagacTCCCCCAATAGCATTATCAAACAAAATGtgaaaacaaatttaattaaaaacattgataataataataatgtgaATAACAATTTACGGAacagaaaaaagaaacaggTAGCATATGACCCACTTATTTTAGAGGAAGaagaaagagaaaaaaaaaacgaaaatcGATTTAATGAGGGCtatgaattaaataataaccaGAAATTagaattcaaaaaatttgtagatttgtttgaaaaagaagaaaatacatatataatggaaactaaaaataaaatagctaaaataaataatttaatgaatatatttgtaaataaaatatatgaacaaaatgaaaatttaaaaatgattgaACATATAGTAGAAGAAAGTATAGAAAATGTTTCTCAAGGGAATACTTATTTaactaaaataaaaaacaaaaaaagtatgaactcacttatattttttcttctaatATGTACAtctgtttttttgtttatatttgatttttttcgatAA
- a CDS encoding ribonuclease P protein subunit RPR2, putative — protein MHNSKHESYINEESLLKNEDNYNKLKNEVNNPNDNEHNGNNVTEYANMEEKESSKIGDSITNLEKTSISLIEDLNENSQINQLHTNKPKKRKKRTKKCNDNKELLKPSSQMVRINYLLQASFLINKFSPNLSRKYIKTMRRLSNKFLIKYDKKFKKLFCKKCNSVFIPSVTCNTFVNSLNIQNKKNLVTDSTSTNKSVKQRDECLVSYQCNHCQYITKFVYENTLPIPIENEKDATI, from the coding sequence ATGCATAATTCAAAACATGAAAGTTATATTAATGAAGAATCtttattgaaaaatgaagataattataacaaattaaaaaacgaAGTAAATAACCCAAATGATAACGAACATAATGGTAACAATGTAACAGAATATGCTAATAtggaagaaaaagaaagttCTAAGATTGGTGACAGTATAACAAATCTTGAAAAAACGAGCATTTCACTGATTGAggatttaaatgaaaattccCAAATAAACCAACTTCATACTAATAAAccaaagaaaagaaaaaaaagaacaaaaaaatgtaatgataataaagaatTGTTAAAACCTTCAAGTCAAATGGTTAggataaattatttattacaagCATCATTcctaataaataaatttagtCCTAATTTAtcaagaaaatatattaaaaccATGAGACGACTTtccaataaatttttaataaaatatgataaaaaatttaaaaaactaTTTTGCAAAAAATGCAACTCAGTTTTTATTCCCAGTGTTACTTGCAATACATTTGTTAACTCATtgaatatacaaaataaaaaaaatcttGTAACAGATTCTACAAGCACAAATAAGAGTGTAAAACAGCGAGATGAATGCTTAGTATCATATCAGTGTAATCATTGCCAATACATCACCAAATTTGTTTATGAAAATACTCTACCTATTCctattgaaaatgaaaaagacgccacaatataa